In one window of Cytophagaceae bacterium ABcell3 DNA:
- a CDS encoding type IX secretion system membrane protein PorP/SprF — translation MKKLLIFFFLQLSVVAVFGQQRPQYSQYMVNPFLLNPAVAGTEDYADFRAGYRNQWIGFPGAPTTIYLSGHAPIGKGMVQNNRTRVKKNGFHAVGGVVSNDVTGPSSRLTITASYAYHLKIAPKTFISMGISGGMQQYMLDESQLTTVVDNDPMIHGISNTSLADVSTGFWLYNPNYFVGGSISQIFNPVIFNHHTNEMENHGRLNHHYFITSGVRIPLDHDWSLVPSVLLKGVTPAPLSFDVNCKIRYQNIAWGGISYRRTDAVAAMVGFILNDRFDISYSYDFITSNIRHYTGGSHEIVIGYRMPLAPGLVCPSKYW, via the coding sequence ATGAAAAAACTACTAATATTCTTTTTCCTGCAATTATCTGTAGTTGCAGTATTTGGCCAGCAAAGGCCCCAGTACTCCCAGTATATGGTGAACCCGTTCCTGCTCAACCCCGCGGTGGCAGGAACGGAAGACTATGCTGATTTCAGGGCCGGTTACAGAAATCAATGGATCGGGTTTCCAGGCGCACCGACCACTATCTACCTTAGTGGACATGCCCCCATAGGAAAGGGAATGGTACAGAACAACAGGACAAGGGTCAAAAAGAACGGGTTCCATGCTGTAGGTGGTGTCGTGTCAAACGATGTCACAGGGCCAAGCAGCAGGTTGACAATTACCGCTTCCTACGCTTACCACCTAAAAATTGCCCCTAAAACTTTTATCTCCATGGGTATATCGGGTGGAATGCAGCAATATATGTTGGACGAGTCACAACTGACCACTGTAGTGGACAACGACCCGATGATTCACGGTATTTCAAATACCTCGTTGGCAGATGTAAGTACAGGCTTCTGGTTGTACAACCCTAACTATTTTGTGGGCGGTTCCATTAGCCAGATATTCAACCCTGTTATTTTCAACCACCATACCAATGAGATGGAAAACCATGGAAGGCTTAACCACCATTACTTCATAACTTCCGGTGTAAGGATCCCATTGGATCATGACTGGTCGTTGGTGCCATCGGTACTACTTAAAGGCGTCACCCCTGCCCCACTATCTTTTGACGTAAACTGCAAGATCAGGTACCAAAACATTGCATGGGGCGGTATCTCCTACAGACGTACAGATGCAGTGGCAGCCATGGTAGGCTTTATATTGAACGACAGGTTTGACATTAGTTATTCTTATGACTTCATCACCTCCAATATCAGGCACTATACAGGAGGTAGCCACGAAATTGTCATAGGTTATAGAATGCCACTCGCTCCGGGACTTGTATGCCCTTCTAAGTATTGGTAA